The Nicotiana tomentosiformis chromosome 9, ASM39032v3, whole genome shotgun sequence genome contains the following window.
TTCCTTTAGTCATAACCTTtactctgataccacgttgtcacgtccttagtatttaactaagtacacgtgcggtACTTGACAACTCAATcatgatcttgcacaacttgctcacgttcttgctatgccaagtcagccttactacactcaagatcgctaagggaatgttagaacacaagagaattgccAAAGGAAgcttttgtattagagagaacttgattgttttgcttgatGAGTTACAAATGAATAATCCCTTAATATACTAGTTTCATAGAGgctagtgagtaaataataattataCACAAGACCCTTATTATTTATAAGTAAGTCCCTTCTCTAGAATATTCTACATAGCTAGAATCTTCTAAGGATTTTCCTAACAATTTCATAAGGTTCTAAAGTTTTACATGAGAAATCTCTATATTTCTCTAAAATCTTCCCACATGTTCTAGTCTATTTCATATATAAATttccacatggcattaatatatgTCAAATGACACTTACGTAGCATGATGATGTGTCGGTTCATGATATTTAAAACAGTTTATTCTTAAACTATGGACGATAGCAACTAAAACAGGCTTAAAGCAAATGAAGTTTAAAAGGTGAAGCACTCAATTCTTTTTTGAGGAAGCACTACAATTTGAGTTGTAATTACTTGGctattaaaatttatttattggaAAGAGTAATAAGAAGCGAGTTTTTGAATAAACGATTTATTTGTTTAAAATTTGTTAAGAGAGAAAAGCGAGGACGCAAATTGGAAGGAAATGTACCAACcattagttttttttttggaAAGAGGGGAAATCAGTCGTCGCTACAATCTCTGTTACAGTATCTGTTTTTCGGGTGAGTACTCTATGGTGAATATTTTGTGCACACTGAATAAACTTTTTGTGTAATAGCCTACAAACCATATAAGAAATATAAATCGACTAAGCAAGTCATGTGCGACAGATTCAAATCAGAAGACATTGAAGGGGAAATCGATCCCAGGTTCGTACCGATCATtagttttcaaaataaaatttccATCGATTTTGAAGAGGCCCTCGCCAGAAACATGAGTATATTCTTGCTATTATGATGTCATCCCATACGCACATCATACTCGTGTAAGACCGACTCGGTCTCGTTCACATAAAAAAGTCTCAAATATTACAAATTACCCCTAATAATTATAAAATAATTCTAAATAGTCCAAGTCCAAATTCAAAACACTTGTCTCCCAAGCTTACAACGACCTCCTATAAATTCGCCGCTCATTTTCCTCCTATATTCTCTACAGACTTTTCGTTTCCTGTATTTTCCCAATCGACGAACAGGTCCTATTAATTCATCAATTAACGGCAAAATGTGTCCGACGGGAAGCGTTTTGCATTCTGAAGCCACCGGAGAGCCGAATCTCCGGTCCGCATTCGACGTTTTAGATGTTGACCGCGACGGAAAGATAAGCAGCGACGATCTCCGAACATCTTACGGAGGATTCGTCAGCGCCACCGGCGAGCCCGACGACGACGTGGTTGGTACGATGATGACGGTGGCCGATTTCAACAAAGACGGGTACGTGGAATTCGAGGAATTCGAGAAGGTTATACACAGTTCTAAAAGCAGAAGAAATGGAACGTTAGGGgtgaataataataacaataatgtaATGGAGGATGTTTTCAAGGTGATGGACAAAGATGGTGATGGCAAAGTTGGGGTTGAGGATCTTAAGAGTTATCTGAATTGGGCTGGGCTTCAAGTGGATGATGATGATATTAAGGCCATGATTAAATTGGGCCGTGGTGATGAAAATGGTGGTGGTGTTACCTTTGAAGGTTTTCTCCAAATTTTGTCTCTTTGATTTGTTGCAACCAGAAGATTGATGACGATGATAAATGTTAGATTAGGTGAACAAGCTTTGGTTTGTCCTATCGTGCTTTGTCCTATCGTGCTGCTTCATATGCAATTGGCTATTCCGATTGAGAATTCTAtttgaaaacaaagaagaaaaagagttGTTCCACCAACATtgttttttatatatattgtttGTTTTCGTTAAGGTGACAAATGATGTTCAAAATGAGGTCATTTATGTTTTATTCTTAGGATTAAAGTCGAGTATATTTAAGAGTACTAGTTTCACTACAAGGCACGTGTATGTCGAGTTATGAGTACATAATTTTGTAAGTAATATTAATATTGTTAAAATAATAATTGTAGTAAATATTatacataaaataattataattttttatgaATGATCAACATGAATTGTTGTGTGATGATCTATTTATCGAGAATTTTTTTATGAATGATCAACATGAATTGTTGTGTGATGACCTATTTATCGAGGTCAAATTGAGTAGATATTGTTTGAACTTACCAAGATGCATAAGATTTCTAGATCAATGCCATGAAACTACATCATATACATCTAGAGTACATGGTGATAGTAATATTATTAAGTGATGTATAGTGATCAAGTGTACCAAAAGATTGAATcagtaataataaaatatttcttGGTGTGTATGTAACGGATGaggaaaatcataattatgtcaaaaAAAATTCATAAAGCATGAATGCATAGTTCTAACTtcaaaaaaatacttacccccaCTTCCGTGGTTGTCTTGTTAAAATTCTTAATCTCCTCGTGATTATCGGCTTCTAATAAAAAATTGTCAATATTTTCATAGGGATAATTTCAGAACCTTCCTCCATATTTGACATATTAATACTAACTTTTCTTGAGGTATACAATGTTATATTTATATctcttattttaatttttttgtaaCAATTCTTTCTACATATTTATATTTAGCATAAAATATCGTAGTTTgactaatttttttaattatatatattattttgtttaaatAATTTTGTAAATAATTCTTTTCTTAAATTCCTTTAGAACAAAACGTAAATGCCAATATTGTGTATTACAAACAAGGAAATGTGAGTTGAAAAGAAATATTTTACGGTTTTCGGCAGCACATATTTCTTCGACAACTTTCCAAACCACTTTTCCATGCTCAGTACTTTATCCCTTCTAAtttctcttattttctttttcttcattccATTCTCCACTTTCTACCCAGCCCTATTATCGTCCTCTAAATGGGCTTTCTAACAGCCAAATTCACGAGTAGAACTTTCCTGTCTAAATTAAAATTCACTATAGTTCTTTTTCCTTTTATGTGATATGCTCGAAGATTTGTTTATGAAAGAGATGTGAAGTGAAATTAAGGAAAAATGATTGCAAATGTATACAAATCAAATGTAAAGTTCATGctgataaaataaaaatttacatTTGCTTTTGTTTATATCAATCGACAATCATGTGGATAGACATCCCCTAGACATACATCTCTTTTGTTTTCTCAGGGCAATATGTTAATTATTTTTACctttcaaaataaataaatgatgtACCTGAAACACATTAGATAAAGTACTGTCTAACCAAAAGAATACCAGAATGAATAAGAAAAAATAATGAGATAAATATGTCCATACATATTCTGCTTTCAAGACAATCCTCATTTTAAGGCTTTATCCTCATTTTAAATAGGGTAATTAGATTATTTAGAAGGACATTTTGGTAATTTAATACCACGACACCATTTTTCCACCTTAgaatgtcgtgatagcacctaatctctaaaactaggtaagcctaacattcattgaTAGTTTAACAGAAATAACGAACCAAGATAACGAAATGAAACCGATAAAGCTCATAATAACTCCAAACTAGAATATCAGTAAACAAATACCCAAAACTGATGGAACTagatcataagctctacagaaataTACTAAAATTTTCTAATACTACACTGTCTGAATACAGGGTGAACAGTAGTAAACGTAAGGATATAAGgagactccgaggcctgcgagcgccaagcaggtataccttgaagtttccggAATATATGGGCAAATCACTGATGCCTAGCctgaggatctgcacaaaaaagtgcagatgcgtagtatgagtacaccacaacggtatccaataagtatcaagcctaacctcagtagagtagtaacgaagtcagatcaagacacctaccggGATAAGAAAAACTGAACAAAGTATAATATTGAATAATATCGGAGAACAAGGAAATGAATGATAACAAGCAACACAATAATATAGACTAACAACAGAGTTTAAGGCAGTAAAGACAACAAGGAGTGAACacatgataagaacaacaagtaattaaaTGCGTACAAACACAAGTAAGGCAAATGAGGAAAATAACCAAGACTGTTCAACCAACAAGTCTCTTTAGCAataatgtacaacaagaatcacagctgaggtaccacgcctcatatccacatttcacaatttaaaatcaatatctttccttataccgccgcgtgagctttacatttagatatttttgcaaatatttttctcaaaatatcTACATGCACTTTATCCTCCTTATGtcaccgtgtggcttcaagtaattcccttactagcgaCACACACATAAATCCCACATTATGCCGCCGCATGAATAtaaacccctatccttataccgccgcatgcgcatcaatatcataataaaataataactcgcatcacaagtgcccatatgccataacttgccaaaatcaacaataccaatgtcaacatatagcccacggctcaatcacaatgtgaacaagaatctcaatgataacaaaatgaatgagaaatacTCGACGAGGAAAGATATATCAACAATCAATAACTTCAACCTTAATTGGATAATAGCTTccacaacttcaacatcaataacccaacaAAAAGATATTCCCACGAAttgacaacttcaaataagagtAATTCAACAATGAAAGGGGTAACAATacaataagagaggtaacaacttcatCTAAAGTATGTAAAAGAAAACTTAACAATAAAATATGAAACAAGTGCTAGCAatgtcaaatagagcatgtgagAGTAAATTAAACAATGAAAGGTATAACATGTTAAGACAAATTTAATTAAATGCATGGAAGAAGTCTAACAGTCTAAATCggtcaaaataccacatatagcctgtgtacacgtcttccacataatataaataacacaatcaacccaaatcctaaggggtagttctctcacacaaagttaggaaagatacttacctcaactaggccaaatcaactctcgaaaatagcttttcccctaaaattcgcctccacacggctcaaatctaacaaaaaatgacttaataacatcaaataatgcaaaagaaaataattacaatagttaaagctatgatctttacataatttttcaaaagtaaacaaaagtcaatccAGGCCTGCCTGGTACCCGGGTCCAAGGATAGATTTCAaatacccataaccccacgagtctatatatgtgttttgctttcaaatctgagtccaaatcgactctcaaaacccaaattatttttttataactttgacaaaaattcccaaatttcctctttgattctcacAAATTTGATGTTAAACTAGTATATAATCATGatatatagttgaaaattgattagaatcacttacccaatggttGTAGATAAAAATTCTCTCTCCAAGTCATTTCCTACCGAGTATAGGGttctaaaataagaaaaaatgagATAAAATCCCGACTTTCCAACCTTTTGTTTAGTTACAAatgtcgcaattgcaaagaaaatctcgcaattgcggcTACTGACAAGCCCAGGAGATATCGCAGTTGCGACACagactttgcaattgcgaagtctGTCCTCCTCTCAAGTGCGACCTATTTATTGCAAATGCGAAGTAACCCACCTAAGCCTTATCTTCACAATTGCAAaccaggtatcgcaattgcgaaccaggtatcgcaattgcaatATCTGTGTCCCCCCCGTCATGTTCTCAATTGCGaagctggtgctcgcaattgcgacaactgCAGCACCAACACACCAACAACCTAGATTTTAGTCCAAACCTTTtcgaaacacgtccgaaactcactcgagccctcggagctccaaaccaaacatccacacaagtctaaaaatatcatacaaactcgttcGCGCGATCACaatataaaaataacatctagaactatgaatcgaacatcaaaatgcatgaatttcaaagaaaagttcaagaacctctagaattgcaaccaagcgttcgaatcctatcaaatcaactccaaatgacaccaaattctgcaaaaaagtttcaaatagtaaaatggacctattctaagtcccaaaaccaaattccgaACCTGTTAgccaaaaagtcaacctacggtcaaacttgaaaaatcttctaaacttcaaattgccaactttcggcagaacaagtcaaatcaacctatggacaTCCGAATTTGATTATAGGCATACGCTGAAgaccaaaatcacgatacaaacctatcgaAGCCATAAAAACACCGTTCCgtggtcgttttcacaaaattcaaatattggtcaacattttcaacttaggcttctataCCAAGAACCAGAGgatccaaatcaacccaaaaccttctcggaatgaaactaatcaacctcgcaagtcataataccacaaatacacatgtgtgaaTCATATAAAAGGGAAACGGGGTGCatatacacaaaatgaccggttaggttgttacattctccccctcttatgacaaacgtttgtcctcgaatatgcatagagacatacctgaagtgacgaAAAGGTAAGGATAACGACTCCGtatgtcatgctcggtctcccaggttatctccttgaccggatgacccctctatTGAAACTTTACTAAAGCAATGtactttgacctcaacttccggacctgcttgtccaagatagccaccggctcctcatcataagtcaaatacTTGTCTAGTtgtactgagctgaaatctaatacatgtgatggatcacgataatacttccggagcatagaacaccgggtgaactgtcgataagctgggtggtagtgcaagtttgtaggctacctcaccaactctctcaaggatctcaaaaggactaatatacctagggcttaacttgcccttcttcccgaatctcatcacatccttcatgggtgaaacccgaaaCAAAACCCTCTCTCctaccatgaatgctacatcacgagccctccgatcagcataactcttttgtctagactgtgttgtacgaagccgatcctagatcaacttgactttctccaaggtaTCCCGAACCAAATCGATGCCCAAAAACCTAGTCTCTCCTAGCTCAAACCAACCTACTGGAGAACGGAACcgcctcccatatagggcctcataaagAGCTATATGAATACTCgattgataactattgttgtaggcgaactccgtAAGCGATTGGAACTGGTCCCAAGAACCTCTGAAATCTATAATATAGGCAcctagcatatccttcaatatctgaatggtgcgctcggactgcccatccatctggtggtgaaatattgtactcaactcaacccgtgtgcctaactcacgttgcacGGCTCTCTAGAAATATGATGTGAACTGCATGCCTCGATCAGAGATAATGGACATCGGCATaccatgaagacgaacaatctctcggatatagatctgagctagctgctttgaagagtaggtagtcaccactagaatgaaatgtgccaacttggtcagcctatccacaataacccatacaacgtcaaatttctttaaagtctatgggagcccagcaatgaaatccatggtaacacgctcccatttccacttgtgaatctcaagtctctaaagcaaacaactcagcctctgatgctcgtacttcacctgctaatAGTTTAAGCACCGCACCACATTtcctactatatctttcttcattctcctccaccaatagtgctgcctcaaatcctgatacatcttggcggcattcagatgaatagaataccgcgaactatgggcctcctcaagaatcaactcacacaacccatctacattgggcacacatatccgaccctgcatccgtaacacccAATCATCTCCAGTAGAAagctccttggcatcgccgtgttgcactgtgtccttaaggacaagaaaatgggggtcgtcatactaacGCACTTTGATGCtgtcatacaaagaagaccgagaaaccacgcgaGGTAGAACCCGATTAGGctacgaaacatccaatctcacaaactgattggccagcgcctgaacatccaatgctaacggtctctcaccaactagaatatatacAAGGCTGCCTATACTcttcgccttcctactcaaggcatcgaccaccacattgtcctttaTGAGATGATAcataatagtgatatcatagtctttcaacaactctaaccacctccgctgcctcaagttcaaatcctTTTACTTAAATAAGTGTTGTAGACTTCGATGATTTGTGAATACCTCGCAAGATACGTTGTAGAGAtactgcctccaaatcttcaatgcgtgaatAATAGTTGTCAACTCTAGATCATGCACGGGgtattcttctcatgggtcttcaactggcatgaagcatacacaatcaccctaccctcctgcaacaatacacatccaatgccaatgtgaagcgtcacaatacactgtataagaacctgaTGCTGAAGGAAAAACCAGAACTAGAGCTATGGTCaagacagtcttgagcttctaaaagctctctttacactcatcagaccacctgaatggagtacccttctaggtcaacctaTTCAAAGGTGCAAAAATGGATGCAAACTCTCTACAAAATGACAATAATACCCGACTAAACTAAGAAAACTTTGGATCTCGGTAGCTgaagacggtttgggccaactctgaactgcttcaatcttattcagatctaccttaatcccctcactcgacaccatatgaccaaaaaatgccaccgaatcaagccaaaattcacggTTTGAGACTTTtccatataacttcttctcccttaatgtctggagcacaatcctcaaatgttgttcATGATCCTCTCGGCTACGAGAATACAcaaagatgtcatcaatgaatacgatgatgaaagaatcaagatatggctggaatacactgttcatcaaatgcataaatgatgttggggtattggtcagcccaaatgacatcactagaaactcgtagtGTTCATAAtgagtcctgaaagctgtttctagaatatccgagtcccgaatctttagctgatgataccctgacctcaaatcaatttttgagaacactctagcaccctaaagTTTCatataagtcatcaatgcaaagtagggggtacttattcttgattgtaactttgtttagtTGCCTATaataatacacatccgcattgagctgtctttcttcttcacgaataaaaTTGGAGCACCCTACGGTGAGACACTCGACCGGATGAgacccttatcaagtaactccagaagttgttccttcaatatCTTCAACTCTATatgtgccatacgatatggtggaatagaaatgggttgagtacccGGCACCATGTCAATACCAAATCGATACCCCTATCGGGCGATATGCCCAATAAGTCTGCTGGAAATATATctagaaaatccctcactaccggaactgattcaacaataggagtatcagcactgtcATCTTTCACAAAGGCTaggtatgcatcacaccccttctcaatcatTCGCTGTTCCTTTAGAATGGAcaccaccctgctaggaatataatccaacatacccctccactccaaccacgACAACCCTAGCATatccaatgtcacggtcttggcatgacagtccaaaatATCATGATAGGGTGATAACCAGTCCACGcctaagatcacatcaaagtctaccatatcgagtagcaatagatcaactcttgtctcataaccacaaataatgactaaacacgaccgataaacaaggtccataataatagaatctcccacatgcgtggacacatatacatgagcactcaaagaatcatgtgAGATATCAAATTATGGAGCAAAGTAAAATGACACATGAGTAAGTGGAGCCCGGGTCAAATAAAACTGAGGCATCcttatgacagaccggaacaatacctgtgatgactgtaTCTGATGCGAACACCTCCGTCTCAcctgaaaaagcatagaatctggactggtccctctagggcgacctctgccCGCGTGACCTCCACCCCTGGTTAGTGGTGCAGGTGGAGCGACAACTGGAGCAGCAACCATGGCCTGTGAACCCTATGAAATCCGTGGAGACTATGTGGACTGTGAAGGTGCACCCCCAagtctggggcagtccctcaccatatgtatgatatcaccacactcaaaacaagctctcagtaAGCGTGGCTGTTGAAATTGACTCTAGCTTGGTCGGCTAGACTGATTGCTGAAGGCACTCGTGCAAGGGAGGTGCACTGGAAAGCGGTTATGCATAATGAGAAACTTGAGACCTCGAAATAGTTGGAGCACTACTAGTAGcgggaagtgctgaatgaactggccGACTCACATATCCCCTGCCATGTTAGGTTATAGCTATAACGTGGCCACCGCTAAATTTGCcagtacctcgaggcctcttgacctccctgtcctctctctttctctcggcctcgcataccctccaacctctgtgcgatctctaccaccttaTGAAATGgagtatccatctccaactctcaagTCATGCTGAAtttaataccatagttgagcccctcgatgaatccgCAGACTCACTCTCTGACTGTAGTAACCAAGGTAGGCGCATGTCaggacaactcactgaatctgatagcatactctgacactgtcatagtcccCTAACGcgatgcatcccgaagggtctggggaaagaactctctcaagaacatatctaaagactgagcccaagtgagtggggatacatcagctggcctaccctcctcgtaagcctgcCACCACCTATAGGCTACTCCTGACAATTGAAATTAGTAAAGGCAGCTCTTCTcgtttccacaatacccatggtacggagaatacagtggcacttCTCTAGCAAACTCTGCATATCCTTGGTAGCTGTGCCACTataagtaggagggtgatactttttgaacctctcaagtctcagctgctcttcctcagatgcctTTGCCTTGACCTCGGACTGAACTAGAATAACATGCTGCACTTGTATAACTCTCGGGAactgatcaacatggacccgttgctctggagtatgggccgCGAGAGTCTGAGCGCCTCCCCCAGCTTGAGATGTAGCTGGTGCAAGGggaatcaatcccgcctgagttagagttacaaacatgctcaaaaactgtgCTAGGGTCTCCTAAAGTTCAGGGGTGACAACAGGTGCCTcaggtgcctgtcccccaatcgGAGCCACCAGTAGTTCCTCAGTCGATGCTTGGGAAGGTGTTCTAGCTACACCATGTGCCCttccttggcctctaccccgaccccgacctctcgTAGCTCTATTAGGGGGCAAGGGTGTCTGAACATCGGATCCAGTAGTGCATgttctcatcatctgtgagagaatagaaagacaaactCAAATTTTGAAATCAATAagttcgcacgataaggaataaaaaAAGTGGAATTTcttaatagttccgtagcctctcgaagataagtatagacgttttcgtaccgatccgcacgactctactaaacttgcttatgactcgtaaaatctatgaacatagagctctgataccaacttgtcacgaccccattttcCCACCTTAgaatgtcgtgatagcacctagtatctaaaactaggtaagcctaacattcattgaTAGCTTAACACAAATAACGAAATGAAACCGATAAAGCTCATAATAACTCCAAACTAGAATATCAGTAAACAAATACCCAAAACTAGTGGAACTAGGTCATAAGTTCTACAGAAATATACCAAAATTTTCTAGTACTACACTGTCTGAATAGAGTGTGAACAACAGTAAAAGTAAggacagaaggtgactccgaggcctgcgtgcgtcaagcaggtataccttgaagtcttcgaaaTGTATGGGCAAATCACTGATGCCTAGCCTGAGCTAaagtacctagatctgtacaaaaatgtgcagacgcacagtatgagtacaccacaatggtacccagtaagtatcaagcctaacctcggtagaatagtaaCGAATCCAGGTTAAGACACCTACCAGGATAAGAAAAACTGAACAAAGTATAATATTGAATAATATCGGAGAACAAGGAAATGAATGATAACAAGCAGCACAATAATATAGACTAACAACAGAATTTAAGGCAGTAAAGACAACAAGGAGTGAACacatgataagaacaacaagtaattaaaTGTGTACAAACACAAGTAAGGCGAATGAGGAATATAACCAAGACTGTTCAACCAACAAGTCTTTTTAGcaagaatgtacaacaagaatcacagcCGAGGTACCACGCCTCATATCCATATTTCACAATTTACAATCATGATCTTTCCTTATactgccgcgtgagccttacatttagatattTTTGCAAACATTTTTCTCAAAATATCTACACTGCCCTCTTATAtcaccgtgtggcttcaagtaattcccttactagcaacacacatATAAATTCCaccttatgccgccgcatgcacataaacccctatccttatatcgccgcatgagcatcaatatcataataaaataacaagtcgcaccataagtgcccatatgccacaacttgccaaaattaACAATACTAATGTCAAtatatagcccacggctcaatcacaatgtgaATAAGAATCTCAATGATAAAAAAATGAATGAGAAATACTCGACGAGGAAAGATATAACAACAATCAATAACTTCAACCTTAATTTGATAATAGCTTCCACAACTTCAATATCAATAACCCAACAAAAAGATATTCCCACGATTTGACTGCTTCAAATAAGAGTAATTCAACAATGAAAggggtaacaagacaataagagaggtaacaaCTTGTAACGACCAAACCAgctattttgagcatttgtattccGTTCAGTTGTTTAAAATCTCGAgtagctttatttgatgtattatgacttgtgtgaatcgtcggttttggttttcaggtgattcgggattgatttgggagaatgattctcaaccaagaagctttaagttagaagagttgaccaagtttgacttttatgtatttgacctcagatcagagttttgatggctcTATTTGGCCAGAATGATAATTTTGGTCTTGGGCGTATGCCTAGAttcgcatttggatgtttctagaaggttttggcactatttggcaaaagttggcaatttaaagctTTGGAATATTCAtagatttgaccgggagttgactttgatgatatcgagttcagattgttgttcctagagttggaataggttcgttatgtcatttagaacttgtaatccaaaatttgaggtcattccaagttgatttgatatggttcgacacgagtttttgaagttgagagtttaaaagttcattgagtttaattcgaggtgcgattcatagttttgatgttattatatgtgatttgaggtctttaGTAGGTCTGCAttttgttttgggacttgttggtatatttgggcagggtcccgaggggctcggttgagtttcagacgtgtttcaggCTATTTCCCCTTCATACGTGGTTGCTAGTAGCTG
Protein-coding sequences here:
- the LOC104117746 gene encoding calcium-binding protein CP1, translated to MCPTGSVLHSEATGEPNLRSAFDVLDVDRDGKISSDDLRTSYGGFVSATGEPDDDVVGTMMTVADFNKDGYVEFEEFEKVIHSSKSRRNGTLGVNNNNNNVMEDVFKVMDKDGDGKVGVEDLKSYLNWAGLQVDDDDIKAMIKLGRGDENGGGVTFEGFLQILSL